A genomic segment from Rhodospirillum centenum SW encodes:
- the recA gene encoding recombinase RecA gives MSAASLRLVDTPMDKQKALDAALGQIERAFGKGSIMKLGAREAMAETEAISTGSLGLDIALGIGGLPRGRIVEIYGPESSGKTTLALHAIAEAQKAGGTCAFVDAEHALDPAYARKLGVDVDELLISQPDAGEQALEIADTLVRSGAIDVLVVDSVAALVPRAELEGEMGDSHVGLHARLMSQALRKLTGSISKSRCLVIFINQIRLKIGVMFGNPETTTGGNALKFYASIRLDIRRIGAIKDRDNVVGNQTRVKVVKNKMAPPFRVVEFDIMYGEGVSKVGELLDLGIQAGVVEKSGAWFSYDGQRIGQGRENAKTFLRNNAAVAEAIEAKVRANAGLVASAMMGAPESDGDAASPD, from the coding sequence ATGTCGGCAGCTTCACTCCGTCTGGTAGACACCCCCATGGATAAGCAGAAAGCGCTGGACGCCGCCCTCGGCCAGATCGAACGCGCGTTCGGCAAGGGCTCCATCATGAAGCTCGGCGCGCGGGAGGCGATGGCGGAGACGGAGGCGATCTCCACCGGCTCCCTCGGGCTCGACATCGCGCTCGGCATCGGCGGGCTTCCGCGCGGCCGCATCGTCGAGATCTACGGGCCGGAAAGCTCGGGCAAGACGACGCTCGCGCTCCATGCCATCGCGGAAGCGCAGAAGGCCGGCGGCACCTGTGCCTTCGTGGATGCCGAGCATGCGCTCGACCCGGCCTATGCCCGCAAGCTGGGCGTGGACGTGGACGAACTGCTGATCTCCCAGCCCGATGCGGGTGAGCAGGCGCTGGAGATCGCGGACACGCTGGTCCGCTCCGGTGCCATCGACGTGCTGGTGGTGGATTCCGTGGCCGCGCTGGTGCCGCGGGCCGAACTGGAAGGGGAGATGGGCGACAGCCATGTCGGCCTGCATGCCCGGCTGATGAGCCAGGCCTTGCGTAAGCTGACCGGCTCCATCTCCAAGTCGCGCTGCCTCGTCATCTTCATCAACCAGATCCGGCTGAAGATCGGCGTCATGTTCGGCAACCCGGAGACGACGACGGGCGGCAATGCGCTGAAGTTCTACGCCTCCATCCGTCTCGACATCCGCCGCATCGGTGCGATCAAGGACCGTGACAACGTGGTCGGCAACCAGACCCGCGTGAAGGTGGTCAAGAACAAGATGGCGCCGCCGTTCCGGGTGGTCGAATTCGACATCATGTACGGCGAGGGCGTGTCCAAGGTGGGCGAACTGCTCGACCTCGGCATCCAGGCCGGCGTGGTGGAGAAGTCGGGCGCCTGGTTCTCCTACGACGGCCAGCGCATCGGCCAGGGGCGGGAGAACGCCAAGACCTTCCTGCGCAACAACGCCGCCGTGGCGGAGGCGATCGAGGCCAAGGTCCGCGCCAATGCCGGTCTCGTCGCCAGTGCCATGATGGGGGCGCCCGAGTCCGACGGCGACGCCGCCAGCCCGGACTGA
- a CDS encoding hybrid sensor histidine kinase/response regulator, with amino-acid sequence MPPEPPSPASPDRLSGNPVRVAALGAALLALIGVGGVLEAVSGSIVDGTVLVWLVGSLLGFGALGLVWLVQRAAAGRQQDQGLLGAVLDTVPDALAVLAPDGHLLLANRSFAELLPQDGGGRTGGGGSVRTALAAAFPDLGMATLTRMEAAARQGRETVLDASSPSLRSARWRVSAVPLPGRPGHVLWRAASLPAPAYAFPDALDGAPVGVLVADLDGMLLAVNARAAGWLDIPAGDVAARGLRLDQVVAGLPVAEARPADLPSEVALLRPDGSAMPANGYRIAEDGPDGRRDVLLLCDLSPDLPRRQAMERAERRFQRFFEYAPIGVALVDPELRLAECNATFLSLAGSALEEVQGRPIGMAFQREKRADLVGRLLDVLNGREVSAGSAPIEISMRGAGGPMVHLFARRIDLDGEGGLVLHVVDMTEQKSLESQIVQSQKMQAIGQLAGGVAHDFNNLLTAMIGFCDLLLLRHKPGDQSFSDIMQIKQNANRAANLVRQLLAFSRQQTLQPRVLSVTDVLAELSNLLRRLIGENIELRMLHGRDLGLVKVDQGQLEQVIINLAVNARDAMPGGGRLSIVTSNFSATGPVRRETEEMPPGDYVVIEVADTGVGIPRENLQRIFDPFFSTKEVGSGTGLGLSTVYGIVRQTGGFIFVESAPDQGAKFSIFLPRHSEPVATAPPPEPKERAVADLTGMGTILLVEDEDAVRVFGARALRNKGYLVLEARSGEAALDQLRREGGPKVDLIITDVVMPQMDGPTLIREVRRLRPEIKVIFISGYTEDRFRDAVDAGTRIEFLPKPFSLKQLASKVKEVMAQG; translated from the coding sequence GTGCCGCCTGAGCCACCGTCTCCAGCGTCGCCGGACCGCCTGTCCGGCAACCCCGTGCGCGTGGCGGCGCTGGGGGCGGCGCTGCTGGCCCTGATCGGCGTCGGCGGCGTGCTGGAGGCGGTGTCCGGTTCCATCGTCGATGGCACCGTGCTGGTCTGGCTCGTGGGCAGTCTTCTGGGATTCGGTGCGCTGGGTCTGGTCTGGCTGGTCCAGCGTGCCGCTGCCGGCCGGCAGCAGGACCAGGGCCTGCTCGGCGCCGTTCTGGATACGGTGCCGGACGCGCTGGCGGTGCTGGCCCCCGACGGCCATCTGCTGCTGGCCAACCGTTCCTTCGCGGAACTGCTGCCCCAGGATGGCGGCGGGAGAACCGGCGGCGGGGGAAGCGTCAGGACGGCCCTGGCCGCCGCGTTCCCCGACCTGGGCATGGCCACGCTGACGCGGATGGAGGCCGCGGCGCGGCAGGGCCGGGAGACCGTTCTGGACGCGTCTTCGCCGTCCCTCCGCTCGGCCCGCTGGCGGGTGTCGGCGGTTCCGCTGCCCGGCCGGCCGGGCCATGTGCTGTGGCGGGCGGCATCCCTGCCGGCGCCGGCCTACGCCTTTCCCGATGCGCTCGACGGGGCTCCCGTGGGGGTGCTCGTCGCCGACCTGGACGGGATGCTGCTGGCGGTCAATGCCCGCGCCGCCGGCTGGCTGGACATCCCGGCCGGTGACGTGGCGGCACGCGGCCTGCGGCTTGACCAGGTGGTGGCCGGTCTGCCCGTGGCCGAGGCCCGGCCGGCCGATCTTCCGTCCGAGGTGGCGCTGCTGCGGCCCGATGGCAGCGCCATGCCGGCCAACGGCTACCGCATCGCGGAGGACGGCCCCGACGGCCGGCGCGACGTGCTGCTGCTCTGCGATCTTTCTCCGGACCTGCCGCGCCGGCAGGCGATGGAGCGGGCGGAACGGCGGTTCCAGCGGTTCTTCGAGTATGCGCCGATCGGTGTGGCGCTGGTTGATCCGGAACTGCGGCTGGCCGAATGCAACGCCACCTTCCTGTCGCTGGCCGGATCGGCACTGGAGGAGGTCCAGGGCCGGCCCATCGGCATGGCCTTCCAACGGGAGAAACGGGCGGATCTGGTCGGGCGGCTGCTCGATGTCCTGAACGGGCGGGAGGTATCGGCCGGGAGCGCACCCATCGAGATCAGCATGCGTGGCGCGGGCGGTCCCATGGTCCACCTGTTCGCCCGCCGCATCGACCTGGACGGGGAGGGCGGCCTTGTCCTCCATGTCGTGGACATGACCGAGCAGAAAAGCCTGGAGAGCCAGATCGTCCAGTCGCAGAAGATGCAGGCGATCGGTCAGCTCGCCGGCGGTGTGGCGCACGACTTCAACAATCTGCTGACGGCGATGATCGGCTTCTGCGATCTGCTGCTGCTGCGCCACAAGCCGGGCGACCAGTCCTTTTCCGACATCATGCAGATCAAGCAGAACGCCAACCGGGCGGCCAATCTGGTCCGTCAGCTTCTCGCCTTCTCGCGGCAGCAGACCCTGCAGCCGCGGGTGCTCAGCGTCACCGACGTGCTGGCGGAACTGTCCAACCTGCTGCGCCGGCTGATCGGCGAGAACATTGAACTGCGCATGCTGCACGGCCGCGATCTGGGGCTGGTCAAGGTGGACCAGGGGCAGCTCGAACAGGTCATCATCAATCTTGCCGTCAATGCCCGTGACGCCATGCCGGGCGGCGGTCGGCTCAGCATCGTGACCAGCAATTTCTCAGCCACGGGTCCGGTCCGGCGCGAGACGGAGGAGATGCCCCCGGGCGACTATGTCGTGATCGAGGTGGCGGATACCGGCGTCGGCATCCCGAGGGAGAATCTCCAGCGCATTTTCGATCCCTTCTTCTCGACGAAGGAGGTCGGCTCGGGCACCGGGCTCGGACTTTCCACCGTCTACGGCATCGTGCGCCAGACGGGCGGTTTCATCTTTGTCGAATCCGCGCCCGACCAAGGGGCGAAGTTCTCCATCTTCCTGCCGCGGCACAGCGAGCCGGTGGCCACCGCCCCGCCCCCCGAGCCGAAGGAACGGGCGGTGGCTGACCTCACCGGCATGGGCACCATCCTGCTGGTGGAGGACGAGGACGCGGTGCGCGTGTTCGGCGCCCGCGCCCTGCGCAACAAGGGCTATCTGGTCCTGGAGGCGAGGAGCGGGGAAGCGGCGCTGGACCAGCTCCGGCGTGAGGGCGGCCCGAAGGTGGATCTCATCATCACCGACGTGGTGATGCCGCAGATGGACGGCCCGACCCTGATCCGGGAGGTGCGCCGGTTGCGGCCGGAGATCAAGGTCATCTTCATCTCCGGCTACACCGAGGACAGGTTCCGCGACGCGGTGGATGCAGGCACCCGTATCGAGTTCCTGCCCAAACCGTTCAGCCTGAAGCAGCTCGCCTCCAAGGTGAAGGAGGTCATGGCCCAGGGCTGA
- the alaS gene encoding alanine--tRNA ligase translates to MSKKTANEIRATFLDFFKKNGHAVVDSSPLVPRNDPTLMFTNAGMVQFKNVFTGNETRPYSRAVTAQKCVRAGGKHNDLENVGYTARHHTFFEMLGNFSFGDYFKADAIELAWTLITKEYGLPKDRLCVTVFHTDDEAADLWKKVAGIGDDRIIRIPTSDNFWMMGDTGPCGPCSEIFFDHGPHIAGGPPGSAEQDGDRFIEIWNLVFMQYEQFPKDGGHERVPLPKPSIDTGMGLERLAAVLQGVHDNYDTDLMRALILASADATGAPPEGAHAVSHRVIADHLRACSFLIADGVMPSNEGRGYVLRRIMRRAMRHAHMLGAKDPVMYRLVPALVREMGGHYTELQRAQPLITETLRLEETKFKQTLDRGLRLLDEEEGRLAPGQALSGQVAFTLYDTYGFPLDLTQDVLRGRQRGVDVDGFNAAMEEQRRKARAAWAGSGEAATERVWFELKDEVGATEFLGYDTEMAEAKVTALLDPAGTRLDRAAAGQEVIVVVNQTPFYGESGGQVGDSGVLFSAGGAEVAVRDTQKKLGAVWAHIGAVTRGTIAVGDVVELRVDGARRADIRANHSATHLLHEALRRRLGEHVTQKGSLVAPERLRFDISQPTPLSAEDVQVVEAEVNRRILGNSEVTTRLMSPDAAIELGAMALFGEKYGEEVRVVSMGGVDAGGNKEFSVELCGGTHVRRTGDIGLFKIVSEGAVAAGVRRIEAMTGRGALSYLDEQEGRLIQAASALKVPPAEVPAKVAALVEERRRLEKELADLRRQVALGGGGAGPAAAAAVKEVGGVKLLARVLPDLPAKDLKPLADDLKKQVGSGVVVAISQADGKGSIVVGVTEDLAGRLSAVDLVRAGSAAMGGKGGGGRPDMAQAGGPDAGKAEAAVAAIEAVLAGTAAAAE, encoded by the coding sequence ATGAGCAAGAAGACCGCGAACGAGATCCGCGCCACCTTCCTGGATTTCTTCAAGAAGAACGGCCACGCCGTCGTGGACAGCTCGCCGCTCGTGCCGCGCAACGACCCGACGCTGATGTTCACGAACGCCGGGATGGTGCAGTTCAAGAACGTCTTCACCGGCAACGAGACGCGCCCCTACAGCCGGGCCGTGACCGCGCAGAAGTGCGTCCGTGCCGGCGGCAAGCACAATGACCTGGAGAATGTCGGCTACACGGCCCGGCACCACACCTTCTTCGAGATGCTGGGCAACTTCAGCTTCGGGGACTACTTCAAGGCCGATGCCATCGAGCTGGCCTGGACCCTGATCACGAAGGAGTACGGGCTGCCGAAGGACCGGCTCTGCGTCACCGTCTTCCACACCGACGACGAGGCGGCGGACCTCTGGAAGAAGGTCGCCGGCATCGGCGACGACAGGATCATCCGCATCCCCACCTCCGATAATTTCTGGATGATGGGCGACACCGGCCCCTGCGGTCCGTGCTCGGAGATCTTCTTCGACCACGGCCCGCACATCGCCGGCGGTCCGCCGGGCAGCGCCGAACAGGACGGCGACCGCTTCATCGAGATCTGGAACCTCGTCTTCATGCAGTACGAGCAGTTCCCGAAGGACGGCGGTCACGAGCGGGTGCCGCTGCCGAAGCCGTCGATCGACACCGGCATGGGGCTGGAGCGGCTGGCGGCCGTGCTCCAGGGCGTGCACGACAACTACGACACCGACCTGATGCGGGCGCTGATCCTGGCCTCGGCCGATGCCACCGGGGCCCCGCCCGAGGGGGCGCACGCGGTCAGCCACCGTGTCATCGCCGACCATCTGCGCGCCTGCTCCTTCCTCATCGCGGACGGCGTGATGCCGTCGAACGAGGGGCGCGGCTACGTGCTGCGCCGGATCATGCGCCGGGCCATGCGCCATGCCCACATGCTCGGCGCGAAGGACCCGGTGATGTACCGCCTCGTCCCGGCGCTGGTGCGCGAGATGGGCGGCCACTACACCGAGTTGCAGCGCGCCCAGCCGCTGATCACCGAGACGTTGCGGCTGGAGGAGACGAAGTTCAAGCAGACCCTCGATCGCGGCCTGCGGCTGCTGGACGAGGAGGAGGGCCGGCTCGCGCCCGGTCAGGCGCTGTCCGGCCAGGTCGCCTTCACGCTTTACGACACCTACGGCTTCCCCCTCGACCTGACGCAGGACGTGCTGCGCGGCCGTCAGCGCGGCGTGGACGTGGACGGCTTCAATGCCGCCATGGAGGAGCAGCGGCGCAAGGCCCGCGCCGCCTGGGCCGGGTCGGGCGAGGCGGCGACCGAGCGCGTCTGGTTCGAGTTGAAGGACGAGGTCGGCGCCACCGAATTCCTCGGCTACGACACCGAGATGGCGGAGGCCAAGGTGACGGCCCTGCTCGATCCCGCCGGCACCCGGCTGGACCGGGCCGCGGCCGGGCAGGAGGTCATCGTCGTCGTCAACCAGACGCCGTTCTACGGTGAATCCGGCGGTCAGGTCGGCGACAGCGGCGTGCTGTTCTCGGCCGGCGGGGCCGAGGTCGCGGTGCGCGACACGCAGAAGAAGCTGGGCGCCGTCTGGGCCCACATCGGCGCCGTGACCCGCGGCACGATCGCGGTCGGCGACGTGGTGGAACTGCGGGTGGACGGGGCGCGCCGCGCCGACATCCGCGCCAACCACTCCGCCACCCACCTGCTGCACGAGGCGCTGCGCCGCCGCCTGGGCGAGCATGTCACGCAGAAGGGCTCGCTGGTGGCGCCGGAGCGCCTGCGCTTCGACATCAGCCAGCCGACGCCGCTCTCGGCCGAGGATGTGCAGGTCGTGGAGGCGGAGGTGAACCGCCGTATCCTCGGCAATTCCGAGGTCACGACCCGGCTGATGAGCCCGGACGCCGCCATCGAACTGGGCGCCATGGCGCTGTTCGGGGAGAAGTACGGCGAGGAGGTGCGCGTCGTCTCCATGGGCGGGGTCGATGCCGGCGGCAACAAGGAATTCTCCGTCGAGCTGTGCGGCGGCACCCATGTCCGCCGCACCGGCGACATCGGCCTGTTCAAGATCGTCTCCGAAGGGGCCGTGGCCGCCGGCGTCCGCCGCATCGAGGCGATGACCGGCCGTGGCGCGCTCTCCTACCTCGATGAGCAGGAAGGGCGGCTGATCCAGGCGGCCTCCGCGCTCAAGGTCCCGCCGGCCGAGGTGCCGGCCAAGGTCGCGGCCCTGGTGGAGGAGCGCCGCCGGCTGGAGAAGGAACTGGCCGACCTGCGCCGTCAGGTGGCGCTGGGCGGCGGCGGGGCCGGGCCGGCGGCCGCCGCCGCGGTGAAGGAGGTCGGCGGCGTGAAGCTGCTGGCCCGCGTGCTGCCCGATCTGCCGGCGAAGGACCTGAAGCCCCTGGCCGACGACCTGAAGAAGCAGGTCGGCTCCGGCGTCGTCGTCGCCATCTCCCAGGCGGACGGCAAGGGCTCCATCGTCGTCGGCGTCACCGAGGATCTGGCCGGCCGGCTGTCGGCCGTCGATCTGGTCCGGGCCGGGTCGGCGGCGATGGGCGGCAAGGGCGGCGGCGGCCGTCCCGACATGGCGCAGGCCGGCGGTCCCGACGCCGGCAAGGCCGAGGCCGCCGTCGCCGCCATCGAGGCGGTGCTGGCCGGCACCGCCGCGGCGGCGGAGTAA
- a CDS encoding AAA family ATPase, with the protein MTRFEGTSSYVATDDLRVAVNAAITLQRPLLVKGEPGTGKTVLAQEVAAALGRPLLSWHIKSTTKAQQGLYEYDAVSRLRDSQLGDPRVHDIRNYIRKGRLWQAFETEPAPVLLIDEVDKADIEFPNDLLLELDRMEFHVYETGETVKARQRPVVIITSNNEKELPDAFLRRCFFHYIRFPDPDTMRRIVDVHFPELKQELLRDALALFYEVREVPGLKKKPSTSELLDWLRLLLVEDIPAETLRQRDPRKLIPPLHGALLKNEQDVHLFERLAFMARRERGTE; encoded by the coding sequence ATGACCCGGTTCGAAGGCACCTCCAGCTACGTCGCCACCGACGATCTGCGCGTCGCCGTCAACGCCGCGATCACCCTGCAACGGCCGCTGCTGGTGAAGGGCGAGCCCGGCACCGGCAAGACCGTGCTGGCGCAGGAGGTGGCCGCGGCGCTCGGCCGGCCGCTGCTGTCCTGGCACATCAAGTCCACGACCAAGGCGCAGCAGGGCCTCTACGAGTACGACGCCGTCAGCCGCCTGCGCGACAGCCAGCTCGGCGATCCGCGGGTCCACGACATCCGCAACTACATCCGCAAGGGCCGGCTGTGGCAGGCGTTCGAGACCGAGCCCGCCCCCGTCCTGCTGATCGACGAGGTGGACAAGGCGGACATCGAGTTCCCCAACGACCTGCTGCTGGAACTCGACCGCATGGAGTTCCACGTCTACGAGACGGGGGAGACGGTGAAGGCGCGGCAGCGGCCCGTCGTCATCATCACCTCGAACAACGAGAAGGAACTGCCGGACGCCTTCCTGCGCCGCTGCTTCTTCCACTACATCCGCTTCCCCGATCCCGACACGATGCGCCGCATCGTGGATGTCCACTTCCCGGAGCTGAAGCAGGAGCTGCTGCGCGACGCGCTGGCCCTGTTCTACGAGGTGCGGGAGGTGCCGGGCCTGAAGAAGAAGCCCAGCACGTCGGAGCTGCTGGACTGGCTGCGCCTGCTGCTGGTGGAGGACATCCCGGCCGAGACGCTGCGCCAGCGCGATCCCAGGAAGCTGATCCCGCCGCTGCACGGCGCCCTGCTGAAGAACGAGCAGGACGTCCATCTGTTCGAACGCCTCGCCTTCATGGCCCGGCGGGAGCGGGGGACGGAGTAG
- a CDS encoding methyl-accepting chemotaxis protein: MTGFLRSTVTALASRAVTAKLYAIASALLVLIAVVGGQALIEIRRDLMASRVEALEDLVDMVHSLAADIDKPVQAGQISREEALARFREQARALRYNDGSDYIFVYDMNGVSLVLPDPKQEGEDRIDRQDAVGNYFVRDFVRAAASGGGVVEYWYPRAGSTEPLPKIAFIRAYEPWNILIGTGVYTDDIDAAFQRKLASFGMTIAVIIVGALFVVWLVARSISGPLSTLESCMGRLASGDLTAEIPTARRLDEIGRMVKAVAVFKTNALDRQRLEREQVEAKARAETERRASLMRLANEFEASVGEIVNAVSSSATETETAAVAMSSSAEQSTRQAAAVAAAADQASTNVNMVAGATEELSASIQEISRQVDSSTKIAGQAVSDVERTSTIMTTLQAAAQQIGAVVELINTIAGQTNLLALNATIEAARAGEAGKGFAVVASEVKALATQTAKATDEIQLKVAEIRNATGDAVAAIRQVAETVTRINGITTTVAAAVEEQSAATREIAGNVQQAAAGTQEVSSNIAGVTQAAGETGAAASQMQSAAANLSKEAANLRSQVQTFLETVRRG, encoded by the coding sequence ATGACCGGCTTTCTCAGATCCACCGTTACCGCCCTCGCGTCGCGGGCCGTCACGGCCAAGCTCTACGCCATCGCCTCTGCATTGCTGGTCCTGATCGCCGTGGTCGGCGGTCAGGCCCTGATCGAAATCCGCCGGGACCTGATGGCGAGCCGTGTCGAGGCGTTGGAAGATCTCGTGGACATGGTCCACAGTCTGGCGGCCGACATCGACAAGCCGGTGCAGGCCGGCCAGATCAGCCGGGAGGAGGCCCTGGCCCGTTTCCGGGAGCAGGCCCGCGCGCTGCGCTACAACGACGGCAGCGACTACATCTTCGTTTATGACATGAACGGCGTCAGCCTGGTGCTGCCGGACCCGAAACAGGAAGGCGAGGACCGGATCGATCGCCAGGACGCGGTCGGGAATTACTTCGTCCGTGACTTCGTCCGGGCCGCGGCGAGTGGCGGCGGTGTCGTGGAGTACTGGTATCCGCGGGCCGGCTCCACCGAACCTCTCCCGAAGATCGCCTTCATCCGCGCCTACGAGCCGTGGAACATCCTGATCGGCACCGGGGTCTACACCGACGACATCGATGCCGCCTTCCAGCGCAAGCTGGCCAGCTTCGGCATGACCATCGCCGTCATCATCGTCGGCGCCCTGTTCGTCGTCTGGCTGGTCGCCCGCAGCATCTCCGGCCCGCTCTCCACCCTGGAGAGCTGCATGGGCCGGCTGGCAAGCGGCGACCTGACGGCCGAGATCCCGACGGCCAGGCGGCTGGACGAGATCGGCCGCATGGTCAAGGCCGTGGCGGTCTTCAAGACCAACGCGCTCGACCGCCAGCGCCTGGAGCGGGAGCAGGTCGAAGCCAAGGCCCGTGCCGAAACCGAACGGCGTGCGTCGCTGATGCGTCTCGCCAACGAGTTCGAGGCCAGCGTCGGCGAGATCGTCAACGCCGTCTCCAGTTCCGCCACCGAGACGGAAACCGCCGCCGTCGCCATGAGCAGTTCCGCCGAGCAGTCCACCCGGCAGGCCGCCGCCGTCGCCGCCGCCGCCGACCAGGCCTCGACCAACGTCAACATGGTGGCCGGCGCCACCGAGGAACTGTCCGCCTCCATCCAGGAGATCAGCCGGCAGGTGGACAGCTCGACCAAGATCGCCGGGCAGGCCGTCTCGGACGTGGAGCGGACCAGCACGATCATGACCACCCTTCAGGCGGCGGCCCAGCAGATCGGCGCCGTCGTCGAGCTGATCAACACCATCGCCGGGCAGACCAACCTGCTGGCGCTGAACGCCACCATCGAGGCCGCCCGGGCCGGGGAAGCCGGCAAGGGCTTCGCCGTCGTCGCCAGCGAGGTCAAGGCCCTGGCAACCCAGACCGCCAAGGCCACCGACGAGATCCAGCTCAAGGTCGCGGAAATCCGCAACGCCACCGGCGATGCCGTCGCCGCCATCCGGCAGGTCGCGGAGACCGTGACCCGCATCAACGGCATCACCACCACCGTCGCCGCCGCCGTGGAGGAGCAGAGCGCCGCCACCCGCGAGATCGCCGGCAACGTGCAGCAGGCCGCCGCCGGAACCCAGGAGGTCTCCAGCAACATCGCCGGTGTCACCCAGGCCGCCGGCGAAACGGGAGCCGCCGCATCGCAGATGCAGTCCGCCGCGGCCAACCTGTCGAAGGAGGCCGCCAACCTGCGCAGCCAGGTGCAGACGTTCCTGGAGACGGTCCGGCGGGGCTGA
- a CDS encoding methyl-accepting chemotaxis protein has product MSSILKSVAEALASRAVTAKLYAIAAGLLLLIAFVGGQALIEMRKDLLHSRIEALGDLVETAQSIAAELNQEVQAGQISREEAITRFRDRTRAMRYNGGSDYMVAYDMNGTQLVGADPRQEGTNRLDVQDSNGVYIVREFIRVASTAGTGTVEYHYPRPGSTEPSPKITYVSVFAPWNIVIGTGVYIDDIDTAFQRKLASFGMTIAVIIAGALFVVWLVARSISGPLSTLESCMGRLASGDLTTEIPTARRLDEIGRMVKAVAVFKTNALDRQRLEREQVEAKARAETERRASLMRLANEFEASIGEIVNAVSSSATETETAAVAMSSSAEQSTRQAAAVAAAADQASTNVNMVAGATEELSASIQEISRQVDSSTKIAGQAVSDVERTNSIMAALQAAAQQIGAVVELINTIAGQTNLLALNATIEAARAGEAGKGFAVVASEVKALANQTAKATDEIQLKVAEIRNATGDAVAAIREVAETVTRINGITTTVAAAVEEQSAATREIAGNVQQAAAGTQEVSSNIAGVTQAAGETGAAASQMLSAAANLSKEAANLRSQVQTFLETVRRG; this is encoded by the coding sequence ATGTCCAGCATCCTGAAGTCTGTTGCCGAGGCTCTCGCCTCGCGGGCCGTTACCGCCAAGCTCTACGCCATCGCCGCCGGGCTGCTGCTTCTGATTGCCTTTGTCGGCGGTCAGGCTCTGATCGAGATGCGGAAGGATCTGCTTCATAGCCGCATCGAGGCGCTGGGGGATCTGGTCGAGACGGCACAGAGTATCGCAGCGGAACTCAATCAGGAAGTGCAGGCCGGCCAGATCAGCCGGGAGGAGGCGATAACCCGTTTCCGCGACCGGACCCGGGCGATGCGCTACAACGGCGGCAGCGACTACATGGTCGCCTACGACATGAACGGCACCCAGCTTGTCGGCGCCGACCCTAGGCAGGAGGGCACCAACCGGCTGGACGTCCAGGATTCCAATGGCGTCTACATCGTGCGGGAGTTCATCCGGGTCGCCTCCACCGCCGGCACCGGCACGGTCGAGTACCATTATCCCCGCCCGGGCAGCACCGAGCCTTCCCCGAAGATCACCTACGTCAGTGTCTTCGCCCCCTGGAACATCGTGATCGGCACCGGGGTCTACATCGACGACATCGACACCGCCTTCCAGCGCAAGCTGGCCAGCTTCGGCATGACCATCGCCGTCATCATCGCCGGCGCCCTGTTCGTCGTCTGGCTGGTCGCCCGCAGCATCTCCGGCCCGCTCTCCACCCTGGAGAGCTGCATGGGCCGGCTGGCAAGCGGCGACCTGACGACCGAGATCCCGACGGCCAGGCGGCTGGACGAGATCGGCCGCATGGTCAAGGCCGTGGCGGTCTTCAAGACCAACGCGCTCGACCGCCAGCGCCTGGAGCGGGAGCAGGTCGAAGCCAAGGCCCGTGCCGAAACCGAACGGCGCGCCTCCCTGATGCGTCTCGCCAACGAGTTCGAGGCCAGCATCGGCGAGATCGTCAACGCCGTCTCCAGTTCCGCCACCGAAACGGAAACCGCCGCCGTCGCCATGAGCAGTTCCGCCGAGCAGTCCACCCGGCAGGCTGCCGCCGTCGCCGCCGCCGCCGACCAGGCCTCGACCAACGTCAACATGGTGGCCGGCGCCACCGAGGAACTGTCCGCCTCCATCCAGGAGATCAGCCGGCAGGTGGACAGCTCGACCAAGATCGCCGGACAGGCCGTCTCGGACGTGGAGCGGACCAACTCCATCATGGCCGCCCTTCAGGCGGCGGCCCAGCAGATCGGTGCCGTCGTCGAGCTGATCAACACCATCGCCGGGCAGACCAACCTGCTGGCGCTGAACGCCACCATCGAGGCCGCCCGGGCCGGCGAAGCCGGCAAGGGCTTCGCCGTCGTTGCCAGCGAGGTCAAGGCCCTGGCCAACCAGACCGCCAAGGCCACCGACGAGATCCAGCTCAAGGTCGCGGAAATCCGCAACGCCACCGGCGATGCCGTCGCCGCCATCCGGGAGGTCGCGGAAACCGTGACCCGCATCAACGGCATCACCACCACCGTCGCCGCCGCCGTGGAGGAGCAGAGCGCCGCCACCCGCGAGATCGCCGGCAACGTGCAGCAGGCCGCCGCCGGAACCCAGGAGGTCTCCAGCAACATCGCCGGTGTCACCCAGGCCGCCGGCGAAACGGGGGCCGCCGCATCGCAGATGCTGTCCGCCGCAGCCAACCTGTCGAAGGAGGCCGCCAACCTGCGCAGTCAGGTGCAGACATTCCTGGAGACGGTCCGGCGGGGCTGA